The Leptospira selangorensis sequence GAATGTTATGGGCACTTTCTCAATGGATCGGACCTGATAAGTTCAAAACTCCCGAACCCGAAAGAAAGGCTCCGGATCCGGAAGATTTTGTGGTCCATCCTATCCTAAGACAAACTGCCTTGGACATACTCAAGAAAAACGGAATGTCTATCTAAGCGCTCACAGGCGTATATTTTACGAAATCAATCCCGATCCCGTTCGGATCAGATATCGCAAAATGCCTGTCTCCCCATTCTTCTTCTTTAAGATCCAATAGAAAAGGTAAGTTTTTCTTTTTCAGTTCCGAATAAAGAGAATCTACATCCTCTGTCTCAATCGTGATATACATTCCAAATCCTGAATATTCTTTCTGAAATGCGGAATGTTGGCTCGGAAGATTTGGAAGCAGAAAGGAAATTTCATGTTTTCCGTTCGGTGTAGAAAGTAGAATATACCAATCATTCTCAAAAACGATCTGAAATCCTAATTTGACTACGTAGAATTCTTTGGTTTCCTTCAGTTTACTTGTGACTATTCCTGGATTTAATTTCATAAGTTTCTCCTATGTCTTGAAATTTAACCTGAAACTTAAGATACGGATTGTAAAAATCGGACAAAGTGTTAGTGGAATTTACGCAAAGAAGAAGGTGTAAGACCTGTGAATTTTTTCCAATCCTTGATAAAATGGGATTGGTCATAAAAACCTTCTCCTATTTCCAAAGAGCCGTTTTCTTTCCAATTTCTAAGAGCAGCTTGGAATCTCAGGACTTTTGCAAATTCCTTTGGAGAAAGTCCAATATTCGCTGAAAATAATCTTCTAAGATGTCTGGAAGAAATTTGAAATCCTAATTTTTCAGTGGGTTTTTGAAAATCTGAATATATTTCTTGTAGAGAAGTTTGGATCCTTTGATCAGTTTCCAGGCCCTTCTTCTTTAAAAGTTCCGAAAAATAAAGATCACATGTTTTGATCCGATTGAAAAAAGAATTAGAAATTCTTAATTTTTCTTCTAACTCCTTGGCTTCCGTTGGAAATATTTCATGAAATATAGAAGTTTGGCTTTTAAGTTCTCCTAAATCCATCTTAAAAAATCTACGAATTCCAGAAGGTAAAAATCGTATCCCGAACCAACGGTCACCAGGTTGGATCGGAAAGTTTTCCAAGGAGATAGGGGAGAGTGAAATTAAAATAGGACCATTAGAGTTTATATTCAAGATCAAGTCCACGCAGGCATCAGGAACGACTTGGTATTGGCTTGGAATGGAGAGCTGAGAACTGAATTCCCAATAGTATGCGATGGAAGAGATGAGCTCAGTGCAAGGCGCGATTTCGGAGTATTGGATGCCTAAATTGAGTTGTAATGGGCTGAAATCTTTTTTGTATTCCATCTTTCGAGGTGACTTCTTTATGGGTTTGTTTTCCGACTTGTCATCGTTTCTATTTGTAAAAACCTCGGAAACCTTGAAACGTATTATTACTCGGTTATTTTTCCCTGTCCTTATTTTAGCATTCTCTGCGGTTTTAGCTGCCTGTTTTTTGGAACAACCTAAGGAGTCCCAAAAAGTTGTGCCTCCTGCAGCTCCGGAAGGCCGCCTATTGGCTTCGACTTGGTCCCAAGACTTTTATGCGATGATGAAGTATGTTCATCTATATGATGAGATCCATCCATTTTTATATAATTTGGAAGGTGGACGTAGTAATACAGGACGGATACTTTCTGTTTGGAAGAAGGACGAGATAGACGAAAGGATCCGTTGGTTAAGACTAATGTCTCCGCGTACTTTGATCATTCCCACAATCTTTCGTTGGGAAAACGATTTTGAAAAAGTTTCGGACGTGATCGGCCTGAACGGTAATATCAAAATTAGAGATCTTCATATCCAAAATATTCTGAAAGAGATAGATACTTACGGATATGACGGAATCGATATTGACTATGAAGGAATGACCTGTGAAAAGAAGGAAGTATTTCAGGAATTTCTAATACTTCTTCGCGACGAACTGCATAAAAAGGGAAAAATTTTATCAGTAGCGATCCATCCTAAAACTGTCGCGGAAAAACCTTCCGTCTATCCTTGCAAAGGTCTTAAATCTCCCATCCAAGTGGATTTTTATGAAGCTTATAGAGGACAATTAACCCATGACTATGAGTTTTTGGGAAAGGTTGCGGATAAGATCAAAATTATGGCCTATGAATTACATCCCCGCAAACAAGGTTTTCCGGGGCCGGGACCACAGGCACCTGATTGGTGGATCGATAAAATTTTAGAATATGCGGTTGCTCGTATTCCGAACGAAAAACTGTATATGGCGATTCCAACTTATGGATATGATTGGGCCCTACATTGCCAGGCTGAAACAAAATCAGTCTATTATTCCAGGGCAAAATGGATCCGAGAAAAAATGGCTCCAAGAAAAGAAGAGCCTACAGACGTATTAGAAATTTTTAAAACTCAACCAAAGGCCGCAGATTGGACTTATCTCAGACCTTATTTATATAGGCATCAAGGCCATGTGTATTCGGATCCTTCTCTTTGGTATAGAATGGGTGGTTGTGATCGTGTGGCATTCTATATGAACAGAAGTGCTTTCGAGAAGAAGATGAAAATATTGGATAAGTATAAGATCCGCGGATTTTCCTTTTGGCAATTAATAGAAGATAACGATCCTGAGATTAATAAATATTTGGAAGAAAAATTGGGAAAAGAAGCGGGCTCGTCTTCTTCTCCCTAATGATCTGAATTTCGGGATCCTTAGATTATTTTGCTAAACTAACGATCGGATCTCCCTTCCATTGTGTTGGTTCATGTCCGTAAATCACTTTCACTTTCGAAAATTTTTTAGAGAAGGTATTCATTCTGCGGATAATATCTGTACTTTTCTCCTTATTGGTTGTAGCTCCTGGTGGAACTTCATTTTCGAATCCTGCCTTTAGGTGAGATGAGTCGAAGGTAAATAATAAAGGACCACTAGTAGCATTTAAAAGGACCGCGATTTCTCCTTCCGTATGGCCTGTAGCTGATATAACCCAAACGGATCCGTCTCCATAAAGATCGTACACAGAGCCAAGGATCGGCATTTCAAAAAATTTATCTTTTGGAAGAGTGGAAAGATCGAAATCAAAAGAAAGTGCAGTGGAGGAATAACCGTGGAAAATGGAGAAAGCCTTACTCGCATCTTCGGCTTCTTCCTCCGAGATTAATACCTTGATCGGACCTCTTTTTCTGAGAGCTTCCATCCCTCCGATATGATCCCAGTGTAAATGAGACGCTAAAACGAAATTCAGATCTTTATTCGGAATTTTTAATGTTTCCAATTGACCTGCGACATTACGACCTTTTTCGGACTGACATTTGGTATTAAATAAACCTAATAGCAGATTGAAATCGCATCTATTGTTTGAATCTACTTCCGGTACCCCTGAATCTAAAAGAAAATATCCTTTTTCAGGATGTTTCACTAAATAGCTAAGTACAGGAACCCATTGGTCTTTCTTTTGTTCTTCCGGAGTTTTGGGATGATCGGAATCGATCAGAATGAAAGGCCCTGTAAAAACCTGCCCAGTTAGAAAAGCAGTCACTTCTAAACGACTAGGTTTGGAAAAAACTTCTTCCCAATTTTTAAATTTTAGATCGGATTTAGGATTTATCCAGATTTGTGGCTGTTTATTCATAGGGGCCCCTAAAAAACAATCCGTACAAATTATAAGAGAGAAAGATAATAGGCTCCCAAAAATAATCTTTTGAATATGATTCGACATTTTAAACCTCTACATTTCGGAATTTATGGATTTCCGATTTGTCTAGATCTAAGATACATGGAACTTTATAAATCTCCTGGGACTTTTGTTCCATTCGGCAGGAAAAAAAGTAAAGTATGGAATTTTCGAAAGAAGTTTCAAAAGCTCTGGAGTTAAGCATCTTCTCCTCTTTAGAACAGGAGGTATACCAACCTTTGCTTAAGAAAGGGATTCTGATAAAATTCAAAGCAGGCCAGATGATCCCAAAAAATCCGGGAGACCCGGACTATGCAGGGCTTGTGGTCAGCGGATTTTTTAGAATGTATCTTTTTGCAGAATCGGGGAGACAGACTACTGTTCGCTATACTAAGCAAGGGGATATGATGGGCCTTGTAGGAGCTCTAACACCGGAAGAAAAAACCGGTCAGCCTGAAGAGACTTTCGTCCAAGCAGTGACCGATTCCGAAGTGCTCGCCTTATCTTTTCAGGATTTGAGAACATACGGAAAAAAATCCGCCGAACTCGCTTGGTTATTTGCTGAAGAATGTGCAAGAAGGGCATACGCTGCACTTCGTGAATTGTATGGAGCTAGTTTTACTGGGATTAGACAAAGGCTCGCTCGTCATTTATTATTAAACGCAATAAGTGGAGATATTGCTCCCTTTTTATTTGTCAATTTGTCCCAACAAAATCTTGCGGACTCAATCGGAACCGTAAGAGAAGTAATCGTCAGAGAACTTCGAAATTTAAAGCAGGAAGGATTTATTTCCAGCTCTAAAAACCGGATTGAAATTATAGATCCGATCGGTTTACATTCCATTTCCGAAGAAGGATATTAAGATTCCTTCATGATACTTCCGGAGATGATCAATTTCTGGATCTCGCTTGTTCCTCCACCTATCTCTCCCAATCGAGTGTCTCTATAGAGGCGAGATACTTTGTACTCGTCCATATATCCCGCACCACCATGAATTTGTACTGCAAGATTTGTAACTTCCCTTGCTGCTGTAGTTGCGAATAATTTACAAGCGGCGCATTTTCCGGAAAGACTCATACTTGGTTTTCCTTCCGATTCTATTTTTTCCATTTCCCAAGCAGTGTTATATGTGAGCCACTTAGCCGCCTCGTATTTGGAATAAATTTCTGCGAGCATAAACGCAACACCTTGGTGCTGGTAAATCGATTTGCCGAAACTTTTTCGAGAAGCGGAGAAAGATTTAGATTCATCTAAACAAGCCTTCATAACTCCTAATGAATAAGCGGCTAAAGAAAGTCTTTCCGCATTAAAAGTCTGCATGGTTTGTCTAAAACCTTTTCCCAATTTACCTAAGATATTTTCCTCAGGAACTTCTACATCTTCAAAGAATAATGCACCGGTAGGAGATGCTTTTAGTCCCATCTTATCCATTGCTGCAGATCTGGAGATACCTTTGGAATTCAGATCGACTATAAAATGAGTGAGCCCTTTTTCTTTTCCTGTTTCGTCTTGGGTTCTTGCAAGGACCAAACAATAGTCCGCATTCGGCGCATTTGTGATAAAAGTTTTTTGACCGGAGAGAATATAACGATCTTTACCTGATTTTTTAGCAAGGGAAGAAAGTCCTGAAACGTCGGAACCGCCGTCAGGTTCCGTAACTCCTAAGGAGCCGATTGTTTTGCCCAAGATAATATCAGGTAGATATTTTTTCTTTTGTTCTGGGGTTCCAAAATGTTTAATAGGAAGTCCGAATAAACCTGCAGAGGCACCCGCACTGAAAAAAGTAGAACCACAAGATTCGGAAATGATCTCCATTGCCAAGGTGCTTAAGAAAACTCCTGCACCCTGTCCGCCGAATTCTTCTTCATGCAAAAGACCTAGGTAACCGGCTTCTCCTAGCTTGAGATAATGGGATCCGGGAAGTTCCTTCGTTTTATCCGCTTCTTCCGCAAATGGGCTGATCTCCTTTTTACAAAAATTACGAAACGATTCTGTGAACTCTTGTTCATCGGAACTTAGGCTAAAATCCATTTATGATCCCTCGGATCTTGCTAAACTCGAAGAAAGATACGCGAAGGCAAGTAGAATTCCCTGAATCCGAATATTGTTCGTTAGGAATGCAAACTAAATATGGATCTTAGCTAAAACAATATATTCAGAAAAGTTAAAATACTATTTTCCTTTAAAAACGGCGGTTCTTTTCTCCAATAAGGAGCGGATACCTTCTTGGCCATCTTCCGATTTTAAACAATCGGTTACCAACGGCACTAAATCATCTATTGCCTCTAAATTTCCCACTTCGATTGCTTTTCGTGCGTTTGCCAGAACTGCATCGATTGCTTTCGGAGCCTGGGCGCAAATTTTTTCAGCGAGCTCTATTGCTCTTATTAATAATTCCTTTTTAGGTAGAACTTCCTGTACAATTCCGATCCGATATGCTTCAGTAGCGTCGAAAGTATCTCCTGTTAGAATATATTTCATCGCGTTACCCCAACCGGAAGCTCTTACGAATCGGATTGTGGCTCCGCCAAATGGTAAAATTCCTCTTTGCACTTCCATTTGAGCAAATACGGTTTTCTCTGCGGCGAGTGCTATATCGGAAGCAAGCATCAATTCAATTCCTAAAGTTAGGCAAAACCCATGAACCGCTGTGATCAAAGGTTTTTTGCGAACTCTACCTGTTCCTCCTGTATCCCAAGGGTTGATATTTCCTTTTTGGAAAAAATTCCTGCCTTGATCAATGATGGATTTTGCAACATCTTCCAATTCTAAACCGAAAGTGAAATGAAGACCATTCGCATACAAGACTGCACATCTTGAATTTGGATCATCTTCGTAAACAGTGAGAGCATCGCTTAACTCCATGATCATTTGCGTATTCATCGCGTTTCTGGCATCCGGACGATTGAGTGCGATACAAAACACAGGACCTTTCTTTTCAATTTGGATATAAGTATACGATTTCATAAAATTCTCCGTAGCGAGTAGACCACATAGTCTACTCTTTGGATTATATGTCTTTTGTTTTTCTGAATTTGATGTCGAACTTCTTCGCTTTTTAATAGAAACTAATTTCGTTTCCCAATCAAAATAGAGGCCTTACAGAAGGTTGACAACTCCGATAGATAGTAGATAAAGCCTTGGATGTCTAATCTTCCGATTTATCTTCCGGAACAAATTTCTCATTCTCCGGTATTCTGGATTTTAGTTTCTTTTGCGATCTTCGGAACGTATCTAGGAGCCTTATTATGTATCGGGCAGAATATTTTAGAAAGAAAAACGGCTCTCAATCGTTTACTTTCTTTGTTGTTCGTATGCTTAGGTTTATTACAAGGCACCTGTTTATTTTACGTATTCGGGCTTTCTTCTTCTTTTCCTAGAATTGTACTTCTTCATGTTCCGGTCTTGGGTTCCATAGGCCCCATTTTATATGGAATCCATAAAATTATCCAAAATTCAGAATTCGAAAAATCTACGCTGGGTTTAAGTCCAAAACATTCCATTTTGCCTGGGATCATCTGGATTTTATATTTTTTAAGTTTTGTTCCGGATTCTGATACGATTAGCGACGGCATACGAACATTCTCGGAAACAAGAAGTGCATTCGATCTGGTTTTTCTGATCCCATTACTCGTACTTGCCACCTATATTGCCGGATTGTTGAGAGGGAGCAGAATATTATTTAAACCGAATGTTTTGAAAGAAGAATGGACCGCAAGGGTCCTACTTTATATCATTCTTGCTACGATCGCAAACCATTCGGTAGGTGCTTTTTTTCTAATAGGCAAGAATCCACTCTTTCTGTTAGTCAGCGCTTCTATGATGGGCTTAAGTCTTTGTGTTTCGTATTTAATTGGCAGAAGGTACCCTGCTTATTTCCAAAATTTGCAAGAGGTTGCAAGAGCTACCTTCCAAAAATATTCCCGCTCCTTACTCCAAGGAATGGATCTAGTTACACTCAGAGAAAATTTATTAAAAGAGATGGAAGTCGAAAAATTATACAAAGACGAGGACCTGAGTTTGGCAAGTCTTGCGGATGAGTTAGGACTTTCTTCTCACCAACTTTCGGAACTGATCAACCAAGAAATGGGCAAAAATTTTTCAGCATTCGTAAACGAGTATAGGATCCGAGAGGCTTGCGAGCTGCTTACTAAAAACAAGGAGTCTTCTGTCCTGGATATTGCCTATGAGGTGGGATTTAGGAGTAAAACCTCCTTCCACAGGGCATTTCAGAAAGAAGTGGGAGTTCCTCCATCCGAATATAGGGAGAAAAATTCTTAAAGATCGGTCCCATCCTATCAATTGAAACCGATCCTACGGTTTCGGTTTATAGAATGGAACGACGGATCTGGGATATTGCGTATAATTCCTTCCATCAGTTACATCGGAGTGGATATGAGTTCCCTTACCCTTGAGCGAAAAAACATTTCGGATAGATTTACCGAAAAAGAAAAAACAAAACGTATCATCAAATGGATCCGCCGTTCGGATTCTAAACTCAGAAAACGTTTCTCATTTTTAAAACACCAAGACGCGATCGGATTTTCGATCACTATCGGCTCCGCTTTCGGAATGATCGTACTCGGAAGTTTGTATATAATGGATATTATTCCATTCTGGGCTTGTATAATAGGGAATGGAATCTTGGCTTCCTTTCTACATGAGATGGAGCATGACTTAATCCACAGTATTTATTTTAAAGAAAATCCCAAGATGCAGAATTTTCTATTCTGGATGGTCTGGTTATTCCGCGCAAATACAGTCAATCCTTGGTTTAGAAAAGAGATCCACCTTCTTCATCATAAACTTTCAGGAAATATAGAAGATATAGAAGAAAGATTTATCAGTAATGGAATGCCTTGGGGTATCAGACGAATACTCGTAATGATAGATCCGATCATGGCAGTCGTTCTACAAGGACCTAAGATCAGAAAAGACGCGATCCGATACCTTGCAAAAATAAAAGCCAAACCGATCAAGGGACCTTATCGTTTAGTGTACCTTCTTCTTTGGTATTCATTCTTGATCTGGGGAATGATTTCGTTGATCAATTGGTCATTAGGAAGTCCTATACAAGAAACTGGAACTACTGCCTACATTCATAATTTCTTAAATACTGCAGCGGTGGTATATTTGATCCCTTGTTGGCTCAGACAATCTGCCATACAGATCGTATCTTCTAATATGCATTATTACGGAGATGTGAAGAGTTTATACCAACAGACCCAAGTGTTGGATTCTTGGTGGATATTACCTTTACATTTGTTCTGCTTTAATTTTGGAGCCACACATGGTATCCATCATTTTGTGGTAACACAGCCGTTCTATCTACGACAAGCAGTCGCCCCTAAAGTAAAACCATTCTTAAAAAAATATGGAATTCGTTTTAACGACTTTGAAAGTATGACAAGGGCGAATCGTTACCAAAAAGAAGAAATGGATGGTATTGCGATTCCGGCCTAGTACTTTAAAGTCGGAAATGGCATGCAAAATTTAAAAGAATCCGAAAGACCCCAGGGTCAGTTCATTCGATCCTTAGACCAAGCGGAGGCAAATTTCTGGTTATATGACCGCGCCTCCTCTATGAACTTCTGCGTAATGGCAGAAGGCGAAGGTTCTTTTTCGGAAGAAAGTTTACGTAAAGCCCTGGACCTTATCCAAAACAAACATGCGTTAGCTAAGGTTCAGATCTTAAAACAGGCCGGACAAGATTCTCATTTATACTTTGCAACCTCGGACAAAAAAATCCCCATCCAAAAAGATTTCTATTCTCCTGATTGGAAATCCAAATTAGCTAAGGAAACGATCCGACTTTTTGAATTGGGAGATTCTCCTTTAATCAGAACTATATTTTATACTTCCGGAAATTCAAAGTTTGCGATCGGTGTTATCTTTCATCATAGCATCGGAGATGGAAGATCAGGTTGCAGATTTCTTTTAGATGTACTAAGAGCTAGCACGGGAGAAGCGGACGAAATTGAGGAAGATTCGGAATATTCTTCCTTAATGGAATTATATCCTGCGGAAGAATTATACAAAGGTGAGCCTAAACCTGAGAAACCTTTGACGATTCCTCAATTCTCTCGCAAAAAAGAAGAACAAGATCCTGAGATCATTAGTTTTTATTTAGAAGAAGAAGATGTAAATTCTATCTTAAAAACTTCTAAACAAAAAAAGATATCCCTTCATGGGATCTTAGGCGCTTCTCAAGTAACTGCGCTCGCAGATTTTTTTGACAAAGGCCAAGAAGGAGTATTATATCTTTCTACTCCAGCGGACTTAAGGCCTCATTTGAGTCATCCGGTGCCGGATTCCGCATTAGGACTTTATATCTCTCTATTCACTACTCCGGTGAATATTAGAGATCCATTTGATATTAAAGCAAAAGCAATCATGAATGATGTAAGAGCTCGTATTGGAAGAAGGGAAGGTAGAGCATTTTACGAATTACTTCCTCCTTCGGAACAATTTTTGGAAAAAGAAGATGGGCTAAAACTTTTCCAATTACTCATGAATCGGAATCCTCAAGCCAGTTTGCTGAGCAATGTGGGAATTATCCCTGTTTTGGCATCGGATGAAATAAAAGTAAAAGAACTTTCTTTTACGGTCCATCCTGCTTTGACCCAAACAGTTTTCACGACGGTGACTACTTACGAAAACAGAATGGCAATCAATATAAACTACGATAAAAATCGTTGGAAAGAAGGGGATATCTCTCAATTTGCATATTCTTTCCGAAAGAATATACTTTCGAATTCTTGAAAATTTGATTTTGTTTTCCCAAAATGTTCCTTCGGGTTTCTTGCTTCCTATAGATGTTTAAAACGGAAGGATTCTTTTTCTGTTTATAAAAACTCTTCTGCCCAGGATCCAGCCCCAGATCAGGAACCCGCACCCTAGATAAGAGATCAGGTTCGGGACTAGAAGAATTTCCACTTCTGCAAGTACAGGAACTTGCATGGTCAGACCTGCAAGCATTATGATTGTATGAATTTCCGCAACTCTTGACTTCTTCTCATCTAGATATTTACCTAAACCTCCTCCGCTAATGAATACTAAAACTCCGAAGATAGCTCCAATTCTTCCGGTATATGCGGAGAAGTATTCGAAATTTTGAATATCAGGAAATTGGAATAGAATGATAAACGGACGAGAAAAAAGAAAACTTAAGGAAATAATCCCCAAGTATCGATGAAGTCTGAGTTTGTTTTTAGGCGAAAGTTCCAAGGCAGAAACTTAAGCGGGATCTCCGCTGCCTACAGGAACCGGTTCGTTTTCAGGAAGTAAACTTAAACCGCCGGCTTCCAATGCAGGTTCGGAGATAGTTTCCGTCGGGATCGGTTGAGATTTTTTAGAAAGTTTGAAATAATAATAGAGCGGAATAGAGAATAGAGTGAACCCAAAACCCCAAAGAGCTTCTGCACTTTTGTTGTATAGCAATGTTGCAATAATCAGAATATTAGAAAGTATATATAGATAGGTTGAATAAGGATAGCCTGGTATCTTAAATTCATTTTTTAAATGTCTTTTTTCGAAAATGACAGGAGTGTAAGCGGTGATCGTTGCAAGTAATAGTGTGGAGCAAGTGATCAGATATAAAAGTGATTCTATCTCTTTTACAAAACAAAAAAGACAAGCATACAAAAACTGAAAGATCAAAGACTTATAAGGGCTATGATATTTAGAATGTAATTTGGCCATACTCGGAAAGAAGAATCCGTCTCTTGCCATAGCAAAATAGATCCTGGAACCGCCGATGATATAAGCGGAAATTCCGCCTAGGAATACCCAGCAAATAAATGCAGTGATCAGGATATTCACACCATTTCCGAATAAAAATCCGGAAGCAGTCACACCGATCTTCTCGTCTCCCGCCAAAAATTGGACAGGAGCAGAGCTCAAATACAGAAAATTGATCAGAACATAAAGAAGAGTCACTAAAATGCAGGAAACGATCACTGCTTTGTAAATATTCTTCTCCGGATCCTTTACTTCTTCTGCTACGTAAGTGATCATATTCCAGCCCAAATAAGAAAAGGTGACCGGGATCGCTCCTGCAAGTAAAAGATTCCATCCCTGAAGATCGGAAGGGATCAGAGAAAAAGATTCAAAATTTTGAATATTATAATTTCCTATAGTAAAACCCAGAGTCACGAAAGCGACTAAACCCAAAATTTTGAAAGTAGTGAAAAAATTTTGGATACGAGAAGCGAATCCGATACCGAAAAAGTTCACGATCGTAAAAAATAAGATCGTGGAGATCCCTATGATTTGAGCTATACCCAGGGAGAATGTGATGCCTAAAAACTTGGACTCTAAGAAATAAATGTCCCAACTGGGATTAAATAAGGTTAAAAACGATTTAGAGAAAGCAATTGCGGAAAGAGAGATAGATGCCGAAAAATTCACAGACAAAGAAAGCCAGCCGCTCGAAAACGCAACGATAGGAGAGTAGGCCTCCTTTAGATAAACATAATCTCCTCCAGCATACGGAAAGATGCTCGCCGATTTCGCATAACTCATCGCACCTGCGATTGCGAGCAACCCACCCAAGATCCAACAGAGGAGTGCCCAATTCGGATTGGCGGTTTGGGTCAGTATATAGCCCGTAGTGATAAAAATCCCCGGTCCGACCATAGAGCTGAACATGAGAGAAATGGAATCGTAA is a genomic window containing:
- a CDS encoding APC family permease translates to MKLRRSLNLYDSISLMFSSMVGPGIFITTGYILTQTANPNWALLCWILGGLLAIAGAMSYAKSASIFPYAGGDYVYLKEAYSPIVAFSSGWLSLSVNFSASISLSAIAFSKSFLTLFNPSWDIYFLESKFLGITFSLGIAQIIGISTILFFTIVNFFGIGFASRIQNFFTTFKILGLVAFVTLGFTIGNYNIQNFESFSLIPSDLQGWNLLLAGAIPVTFSYLGWNMITYVAEEVKDPEKNIYKAVIVSCILVTLLYVLINFLYLSSAPVQFLAGDEKIGVTASGFLFGNGVNILITAFICWVFLGGISAYIIGGSRIYFAMARDGFFFPSMAKLHSKYHSPYKSLIFQFLYACLFCFVKEIESLLYLITCSTLLLATITAYTPVIFEKRHLKNEFKIPGYPYSTYLYILSNILIIATLLYNKSAEALWGFGFTLFSIPLYYYFKLSKKSQPIPTETISEPALEAGGLSLLPENEPVPVGSGDPA